Sequence from the Rutidosis leptorrhynchoides isolate AG116_Rl617_1_P2 chromosome 3, CSIRO_AGI_Rlap_v1, whole genome shotgun sequence genome:
GGTTTTCTTACAAGTATGTAAAGTTTGGGAATGTAGTGGTAGTAACCATTGCACTATTGTTTTATATATGCAtatgaagtgtttgatgaaatgaccaAAAGAATAACTTTAACTTACATTCATTGTGATTTTTCGTTTTCAGCAGATGAAGTTAAACCAATCAGTTGTATTCATTGGTAATCTATATAACTTACAACGTACATAATTGTTTTTGAAGAAATAAAGATCATAAATTGATGTTTTTTTAATATGATATGATGCAAGGTGCTGATAGTTTGTTGGCCTACAATTAGAGTTTTCGCAAGAACATTCGGTCTACAAATTCTAAGAACAATGATCACATTGACGAAAAGCGGTGAGTCCTTTTTTTCCTTTTATGGCACTTGTCTCCAATCGTATTCATTCAAGCTTCTTTGTATAAACAAAGTCTTCTATAGACTGTTTACCATGAGAGTTAATGACTTCTTTCTATGAATGGGTTTTGATATTATAGGAGTTGGGCAAACGTATACCCTTTCCATTGGCATGTTTATAAGATTTTTCATGATAAAAGAGATTTGGTGGAAGATGTCATTGCAACAAAACTATATTCTGCTTACATATGATGATAAGGACTGGATGCTTGTGGGAGATGTTTCGTGGGAGTAAGTACATAATTGTATTGTTCACTTAGCATGTTGTTACATACTATTATTGTTGTGACATTTATTAAGGCACCCAACTCAAGTAGTTAGCTCATTATTATGTGTGTTAAGGTTTCTAAACTTAGCAAGCTTTGATACAAGAACATCTCACTTGAGCGTCATAGAATTGGGCCGTTTATATATTCGAAATGTGAGTTAAGTTGTTTTAGTTTCAATCTGTGATCAGAAGTTTTGTGGCCAATGCTAAATGAGTATGTTTTGAGTTTGTGGAATGGTCTACTACATATAGTTAATGCAATTGTCAATCAGCCCTTGTACTTCTTAAGTTTCTTAGCCCATGTTCAAAATTGTTAATTAAGGTTGCACCTATTTTTTTGTCTCATATTTTGAGATGTTGAAATAGTTGGTTCAAGTATTAGTGTTATGTTTGGATTTGTTTTGAATTAACATCACTGATTTGGTTCAAGTATTAGGGTTCTGTTTTCATTTGTAATTAAATATTCATCAAGTAACTTGTGTTAGTTATATTTGTGTTCTGTCACCCAAACACTTCAAAGTTTAGATTTTGATGTCTGAGTATTATTTGAAATCAAGTTATTGTTTGTTTTAGTTTATGATACTTGAACGTTTGATCATTCTGTAAGTGCTTTCAAGAGTTCATTGTGGTGCTAATTTGTTTGCAGTTATAACGGACTTTTGACAAAGAAGATATGAAGCTAGAATGTCGAAAGGATATTTAAACCATCTGATAGGAGCAAAAAATAACTGCAGTAATTTTGGAGTTCCTAATGGATGCTAACATGCACTTAAGTGTAAGATTATTAAGTGATGTTTCTGTgtttcccacatcggttggagaggcaaaAACAAACGCCCATATATGTGGCTTGATACCTCTTCCTCACAGGACGCGTTTTAAACCCGTGAGGGCAGTTGAGTCGCTGGTGGTTCGCTGTTCCCAAAGTGGACAATATTCTGTGGTGGTCCTGGCTTCTGTCTCCGTTGCCATCAACATATGTTGGAGTGTTTGTACTTCATCCGATTTACCTTTGTAATTTCTTATTTGTTTTTCATATGCAGGTTAACAAGCTTGGCCGAGGAATTAACCACTGAAAAGTTTAAATACGTATAAGCAATTTGGCAGACTTCTCATTTTTCACCTCTCAAATACTCCCTATAATGCATAGGTCGATGTTATATAACCATATTTGAAATTTCATATATAGCTTTAAGTAGCAATTTGTATAATGCATCTAAATTCCATAGTTTACCTCTCAAATACTTCATATAATGCACATAGATTCTATTTATAAGTATATAATGCTTAGCAATCTGGAGCCATTTATGGTTATTTTGTGCATATAGATTCAGTTAGATGTGGTTTTTAGTTTTGAAGTCATTTTTTTTATGTCTTTTTAActaacccgtgaattcacgggtctttAAACTAGTAGTGTTAAATTTGTGACGTGTGATGTGATAAAATATGATTGTTAGTTTAGTAGAaaaatataagttaataatatacataaatatatgtcAAAATCTTATTGGTCAAAATAAAAACAAACACCTCCTTTTTTTCGGTCAAGAGTGAGATGGTGACGCTGCATTAGGGCGTCACTTTTCCTTCAAATGAATCCATGTCATCTAACGCCTAAATTTCACGCCGCTTTAATTCTAGTCTAAATTaatataaccatagttaattattaACTAGTTTATAAGCTCGAGAGATCATCAGTGAATATAAAACTGAatataagtttaaaatatatatgtatatgaataaacATATAAAAGTAGTAAAATTATGAGATTTGGTCATACATATCAAAATTTTATAAAAGTATGTGTAAATTAAAGTATGTAAATAGTGAGACCAAGCTGTAATACATAGAGTTAAAATTACTTTAAAAGTAACAAAATATTTTAAATAACTAGTAAACAGAATGAAATGTCATGGTAATTATATAAACTAGGAAGTGGCCGTTGGCCCACTTCGTTGGACCAGAAAATTTGAGCCTACTAAACGaagtttgtttaaaaaaaaaaaaaattactgtagCGGGTATTATAGTGGGTACTGTTCATTcgtttatatatattgtaaatgtaAATGATTCAGCACATAGCAAGTATTTTCATTTTAAGATATTTATTAATGGTGGAAATGTTTAGTAGGAAAGTATCATTTTGGAGGGAAGAAAAGTAAACTTTTGACCCATATATTCattgatgaatatattttaataatataataataatattaatatttaatatacatCATTATTCAATAGACAAAATTGACTATTTTGTCCATGTGTTTTTTGCTTTTTGTCCGTTTCGTTCTTGTattttattttctgcatttttcatccttaaaagcattttaaagtccTAATTTCATCCCTTACCCTAATGAAGGTTAACtgagtccgttaaaactattcacatggactatctatgtaatctttaactaattaaattacaaaaatcaattaaattacaaataattttttttttttttttgaaaagcaaaatatattattattaatggaatatTTAATTACAAGATCCTATACTCATCTATACAATGAAATGGAGATACATGTTGTGGGGAACTAAATTATGAGGGTAGCCGTCGGATACCATAAAGACTAGCGAGGGCATAAGAACTTGAAAAAACAAGCCGGGGTAGAGAGAGGGACAGTGACGATCAAGCGCCAACAAAGTTACTACAGACTAACCCGATTAATCGAACCCTCAGTAGAAGATATAGTATTCGAGGGCTACGCTTGAGAGTAGGAGCGTATCAACCGATGCCGACACGATGTGGGGGATCCGCCACAAAGAATGAAGGATTGATGAGCCATTGGTGCCATATGATAGGTTTCTTTTTACTCAATCTTTTGGAGATCCAGCTAAAACTTTGAGATTGAATTTCGGAGAGGATCGATGCAATGGACCAGACTTTTTTGGAGAATACTTTTGCGTTCCTATGTTTCCATAACATGTAACATGTAATCCATTTGGTTGCTTGCCATATTGAAGAGCCGAGATTGTTGTGTGTGAAAGTTTGCTTATTGATGATAGCGTCATTAAGGTTTGAAATTAGTGAGTGGTCTTGGTTCCACCAATCTAGTACGTGTTTCCATATTTGGGCCGATTTTGGACAAAGAACAAGAGAATGCTCAATGGTTTCTATGTCCGATTCGCATAAAGGGCAAAGGATGGAGTCGAGATCAATACCACGTTTGTCTAATTCGAATCTAGTAGGTATCTTTTTTTGAAATGCTCGCCATATGAAAATGAAGACTTTTTGTGGTAGTAGATTGTTGCGGGGAATCGTCATGTTGAGGGTATTACCACCAAGCTTAAGGGAGTTTATCAAGTGTGCCATAGATTTGGTGGTGTAAGTGCCCGAAGGGTCGAGAGAACATTTCCAAGAGTCGGGTTTTTCGGACAATGTCACGGAGGAAATTATATTGTTTAGTTCAGTTAATTCATTGAGAACACGGCCGTATGGAGATCGTGACCAGCACCAATTACCGAGTGAAAGTCCATTATTTTGCGTGATTCTTTCAGCGACTGTTGCTTCTTTATTGGACTCGAGCATGTATAACCTGTGGAAAAGTGTGCTGAAACGTTCCGACCCAAACCAAATGTCATTCCAAAATTTAATAGAGTCACCATTTCCGAGGCATTTTGTGATGGCAGTAGAGAAGGAAGTCCCGCATTTGTTCGCAACCTTGCCAGCTTTGATGATTTCTTTCCAAACTGTGCGACCTGAAATATTCCTGCAAGAAACGTCAAATTCCAACCCCCCCTTTCCCGtatatacttgtgataattttaacccAAAGCGCATTTTCCTCGtttttaaaacgccaccaccatttgcaTAGTAGTGAGATATTTTTGCTAAATAGGGAACCCACGTTTAACCCACCGTTTTCGTAAGGAAGTAGAATTTgatcccattttacccaattaaTTTTGTTTTCAGAGGATGTCCCACCCCAAAAGAATTTGCGTCTTTTGGCCTCAAGGAGATTAAGGATGGAGGTAGGTGCATGGAAGAGAGAGAAGTAGTAGAGCGGTATACTACTTAGTATGGATTTAATGAGGGTGAGCCGACCTCCGAAAGATACGGTTTTGGCAGCCCAATCGGAAAGCCTTTTATCAAACTTTTCCACAATAGGATGCCAAGATGAAGGGTGTGATGAGGGGATACCGATAGGAAGGCCGAGATATGTGAAGGGAGTGATACCGGTAGAACAGTTAATGTAGTTTGCCATTTCTTCGGTTTCGGGAGGGGAAGTTCCGATACCGAAAAGTTTACTTTTTCGGAAATTGACTTTGAGTCCAGAGATTTTCTCGAAGCATTTAAGGAGTTTGGAAATGTTTTTGGCGTTCCTTTTACTCCATTCCCCGAAAAAGATGGTGTCGTCAGCATACTGTAGGTGGGTGACCGTGACGTTGTCATTCCCTACATTGATACCATGAATATGGCCATTAGAAAGTGCCCGTTTAGTAAGAATGTTGAGTCCTTCCGCGACGATGAAAAAGAGAAAAGGTGAGATGGGATCACCTTGGCGAATGCCCCTTTCAGGGGAGAATTCCATTGTGGGAGAGCCATTAACAAGGATGGAAATGGATGAGGACGAAAGGCACGCACGAATGAGATTAATCCATTTCGGACCAAATCCCATGTAGTGCATGGTATTAAACAGAAAGTTCCATTCGATGCAGTCAAAagctttttcaaaatcaactttaaaaatCAGACCTTTGCATTTTTTTCGTTTAAGTTCGTCGATAATTTCGTTTGCAATAAGAACGCTGTCTAGGATGTTGCGACCTTTGAGGAAGGCTGTTTGTTCTACCCCAATGACCTTGTGGATGACTTTGGCGAGGCGATTAGAGAGGATTTTGGTTAGAATTTTATAATAACTGCCAATAAGACAAACAGGACGGTATTCGTTCAAACTGATGGGATTAGGTTTTTTGGGTATGAGGGTGAAGAAAGATGCATTGCAGCCTTTGGAGATTTCGGAGTTGGTCCAAAACCATTCGAGTGCTTTAATGAGATCGTGTTTAATAAGGTCCCAGTATTTCTTAAAGAATTTCATATTAAAGCCGTCGGGACCGGGCGCCTTAGAGCTATCACAATTGGAGAGTGCGTCCCAGATTTCTTTTTCGTTGAGTTCAGATTCGAGTATGAGATTATCCTGGGGGGAGATGTATTGAAGGTGGGGAGCATTATCGAAGGGGCAATGGTTATTAAGGTTATTGGATTTGAAGAGGTTTTTGTAGTAGAGGTATGTTTCTTGTTTTATGACGTTGGGGTCTTCGATCCAGGATCCGTTAATGGCTATGCCGTGTATGTTGTTTTTACTTGTGCGTTTTTTAATGTAATTATGGAAGTATTTTGAGTTTTCATCGCCTTCGAGGGCCCATTTAATTCTTGATTTTTGTTTTAGCATGTTGGTTTTAGTTTTTTCTTTTTCGAGGTGAGAGAATTTTTCATTTAACCAATTATTTTTCTCTGTTTCGGACAAAGGTCTAGATTCAGCAATGGCTTCCCATTCGTTGATTGCATTAAGGTGATCTTGGATTTGGGAGTCGATGTTATCAAGTTGTGTACTATGTTTTTTGAGTTCCATTTTTACATTTTTGAGTTTGTTACGAAATACACAGTCAGGGCGGTTTTCAGTCGTTGGGAGTGACCATGCCCGAGTAATGACGGAATCAGCATCTTTAAGGTCGAGCCATGTGTTAAAAACGCGAATAGGTTTAGGTCCGGAGTCAGCAAAGGTATTCCTAAGGAGTATGGGGCAGTGGTCCGAGAGGTCACGGTCAAGAGTTTTGGAGGAGATGTTAGGCCACAGTTTGAGGATTTCATCGGAGACAAGGAATCTGTCTAGTTTACTAAACTTCATTCTTTTTATACAGATTCGAGTGAATTTTTTTCCGCCGAGTGGCAGATCAATGAGACCGGAATTGCTAATGAAATTGTTAAAGTTATTAGCCCAATGTTGATTAAATTCACAGTTCATGCGTTCAGAAGTATTTCTGACTTCATTAAAATCACCGAAGATGATGAATGGGAACGTGAGAGAGTTTACGAGAGAGGATAGTTCTGACCATAGTCTGATTTTCTTGGATGGGGAATGTGGGCCGTAGACGTTGATAAGAGCGATC
This genomic interval carries:
- the LOC139899608 gene encoding uncharacterized protein isoform X1 codes for the protein MVMAKKATTENQMKLNQSVVFIVCWPTIRVFARTFGLQILRTMITLTKSGVGQTYTLSIGMFIRFFMIKEIWWKMSLQQNYILLTYDDKDWMLVGDVSWDYNGLLTKKI
- the LOC139899608 gene encoding uncharacterized protein isoform X2, whose translation is MVMAKKATTENVLIVCWPTIRVFARTFGLQILRTMITLTKSGVGQTYTLSIGMFIRFFMIKEIWWKMSLQQNYILLTYDDKDWMLVGDVSWDYNGLLTKKI
- the LOC139899811 gene encoding uncharacterized protein, encoding MLESNKEATVAERITQNNGLSLGNWCWSRSPYGRVLNELTELNNIISSVTLSEKPDSWKCSLDPSGTYTTKSMAHLINSLKLGGNTLNMTIPRNNLLPQKVFIFIWRAFQKKIPTRFELDKRGIDLDSILCPLCESDIETIEHSLVLCPKSAQIWKHVLDWWNQDHSLISNLNDAIINKQTFTHNNLGSSIWQATKWITCYMLWKHRNAKVFSKKVWSIASILSEIQSQSFSWISKRLSKKKPIIWHQWLINPSFFVADPPHRVGIG